The following coding sequences are from one Equus przewalskii isolate Varuska chromosome 23, EquPr2, whole genome shotgun sequence window:
- the POGK gene encoding pogo transposable element with KRAB domain — MESTAYPLNLTLKVEEEEEEIQSRKLEDGPTDMQKVRICSEGGWVPALFDEVAIYFSDEEWEVLTEQQKALYREVMRMNYETVLSLEFPFPKPDMITRLEGEESQNPDEWQLQGGSFAENEDSDVKPPDWAGPLSTTSPFAQPQHLDGFGLRLPRDITELPEWSEGYPFYMAMGFPGYDLSADDIAGKFQFSRGMRRSYDAGFKLMVVEYAESTNNCQAAKQFGVLEKNVRDWRKVKPQLQNAHAMRRAFRGPKNGRFALVDQRVAEYVRYMQAKGDPITREAMQLKALEIAQEMNIPEKGFKASLGWCRRMMRRYDLSLRHKVPVPQQLPEDLTEKLVTYQRSVLALRRAHDYEVAQMGNADETPICLEVPSRVTVDNQGEKPVLVKTPGREKLKITAMLGVLADGRKLPPYIILRGTYIPPGKFPSGMEIRCHRYGWMTEDLMQDWLEVVWRRRTGAVPKQRGMLILNGFRGHATDSVKSSMESMNTDMVIIPGGLTSQLQVLDVVVYKPLNDSVRAQYSNWLLAGNLALSPTGNAKKPPLGLFLEWVMVAWNSISSESIVQGFKKCHISSNLEDEDDVLWEIESELPGGGEPPKECDTESMTESN; from the exons ATGGAGTCCACAGCTTACCCTCTCAATTTGACCctgaaggtggaggaagaggaagaagagattcaGAGCCGGAAACTGGAGGATGGTCCCACAGATATGCAGAAAGTGCGAATCTGCTCAGAGGGCGGATGG GTGCCGGCCCTATTCGATGAGGTGGCCATATATTTCTCCGATGAGGAGTGGGAAGTTTTGACGGAGCAACAAAAGGCCCTGTACCGGGAAGTCATGAGGATGAATTACGAAACTGTGCTGTCCCTGG AATTCCCGTTCCCTAAGCCAGACATGATCACGCGCTTGGAAGGGGAGGAGTCTCAGAATCCTGACGAATGGCAGCTCCAAGGAGGAAGCTTTGCAG AAAATGAAGACTCTGACGTGAAGCCTCCGGACTGGGCAGGCCCGCTGAGTACCACCTCCCCGTTTGCTCAGCCTCAGCACCTTGATGGCTTTGGCCTCCGTCTGCCTCGGGACATCACAGAGCTGCCCGAGTGGAGTGAGGGGTACCCCTTCTACATGGCCATGGGCTTCCCGGGGTATGACCTCTCAGCGGATGATATCGCTGGGAAGTTTCAGTTCAGCCGGGGCATGCGCCGCAGTTACGATGCGGGCTTCAAGCTGATGGTGGTGGAATATGCCGAGAGCACCAATAACTGCCAGGCTGCCAAGCAGTTTGGAGTGCTGGAAAAAAATGTCCGAGACTGGCGCAAAGTGAAGCCGCAGCTCCAGAATGCCCACGCCATGCGGCGGGCATTCCGAGGCCCCAAGAATGGGCGATTTGCTCTGGTGGACCAGCGTGTGGCTGAGTATGTCAGATACATGCAGGCCAAAGGGGACCCTATCACCAGGGAGGCGATGCAGCTGAAAGCTCTCGAAATCGCCCAGGAGATGAACATTCCAGAGAAAGGCTTCAAGGCGAGCTTGGGTTGGTGTCGGAGAATGATGCGAAGGTATGACTTGTCCCTGAGGCATAAAGTGCCCGTGCCCCAGCAACTGCCTGAAGACCTGACTGAGAAGCTCGTCACCTACCAGCGCAGTGTGCTGGCTCTACGCAGGGCGCATGACTATGAGGTGGCTCAGATGGGAAACGCAGACGAGACGCCCATTTGTTTAGAGGTGCCGTCAAGGGTGACTGTTGACAACCAGGGTGAGAAGCCTGTCTTGGTCAAGACGCCAGGCAGGGAGAAACTGAAAATCACAGCAATGCTTGGGGTCTTGGCTGATGGCAGGAAGTTACCTCCATACATCATTTTGAGGGGCACATACATCCCCCCCGGGAAGTTCCCCAGTGGGATGGAAATCCGCTGCCACCGGTATGGATGGATGACCGAGGACTTGATGCAGGACTGGTTAGAAGTGGTGTGGAGACGAAGGACTGGCGCCGTGCCCAAGCAGCGGGGGATGCTGATTTTGAATGGCTTCCGGGGCCACGCCACTGATTCCGTGAAGAGCTCCATGGAGAGCATGAACACTGACATGGTCATCATCCCAGGGGGCCTGACCTCGCAGCTTCAGGTGCTGGATGTGGTGGTCTACAAACCGCTGAATGACAGCGTGCGGGCCCAGTACTCCAACTGGCTTCTGGCGGGGAACCTGGCGCTGAGCCCAACCGGGAATGCCAAGAAGCCACCCCTTGGTCTCTTCCTGGAGTGGGTCATGGTCGCGTGGAACAGCATCTCCAGCGAATCCATTGTCCAGGGGTTCAAGAAGTGCCACATCTCCAGCAACTTGGAAGACGAAGATGATGTCCTGTGGGAAATTGAGAGCGAGCTGCCGGGAGGAGGGGAACCACCCAAAGAATGTGACACTGAGAGCATGACAGAGAGCAACTGA